In Aspergillus oryzae RIB40 DNA, chromosome 6, one genomic interval encodes:
- a CDS encoding MFS maltose permease MalP (predicted transporter (major facilitator superfamily)), giving the protein MTPEKAAMSEHIENDNPARHDDIDLPNSSEAHTAIAKEREMTLWQALRLYPKAVAWSLLFSCAIIMEGYDVVLIGSFLAFPAFNEKYGGLMSDGTYGLEARWQAGVNNAMACGQIIGLFLNGLVSERLGYRKTLMACLAATVGFVFILFFAPNIQTLVVGELFMGIPLGVYQTLVVTYASEVCPVALRAYLTTYVNLCWVLGQLLASGVLKGLAERTDQWAYRIPFALQWIWPIPIFIGVFLAPESPWWLVRQDRREDAVKALKRLTSANADFNAEETVAMIVYTDALERRAETGTSYLDCFKKSDLRRTEISCCAWAAQSLCGAGLMGYSTVFYQRAGLAVSQSFTMSLVQYALGVVGTFVSWTLMSYFGRRTLYVGGLFILAIVLFVIGFVSIAPSTPAISWATGSMLLVYTFIYDSSIGPVCFALVSEIPSSRLRTKTVVLARNVYNILNLVTGIIIPYMLNVDAWNWRGKSGFFWGALCVCCLTWSFFRLPEPKGRSYAELDLLFERGVKTREFATAKTGLEDLQGEGKDDMVKV; this is encoded by the coding sequence ATGACTCCAGAGAAGGCCGCTATGTCTGAACATATTGAAAACGATAACCCAGCGAGGCATGATGATATCGACCTCCCCAACAGTAGCGAGGCACATACCGCCATTGCGAAAGAACGTGAGATGACTCTATGGCAAGCGCTAAGACTTTATCCGAAGGCGGTGGCGTGGTCTCTTCTGTTCTCCTGTGCCATTATCATGGAAGGCTACGATGTTGTTCTTATCGGTTCCTTCCTCGCATTTCCTGCCTTCAACGAAAAATACGGAGGTCTCATGTCCGACGGGACATATGGGCTCGAAGCTAGGTGGCAAGCAGGTGTTAACAACGCGATGGCCTGCGGCCAGATTATCGGACTTTTTCTCAATGGACTGGTCTCAGAGCGCTTGGGATACCGAAAGACCCTGATGGCATGCCTTGCCGCGACCGTTGGTTTCGTTTTCATTCTGTTCTTTGCGCCCAATATTCAAACTCTCGTTGTCGGCGAGCTCTTTATGGGCATCCCTCTTGGTGTATACCAAACCCTCGTTGTGACATACGCATCCGAAGTGTGCCCTGTCGCATTGCGCGCATATCTCACCACCTATGTTAACCTTTGCTGGGTGCTAGGTCAATTGCTCGCCTCTGGCGTGCTGAAGGGTCTGGCCGAGCGCACCGATCAATGGGCATACCGTATCCCCTTTGCTCTGCAGTGGATCTGGCCAATTCCCATTTTCATCGGGGTGTTTCTGGCCCCCGAGAGCCCCTGGTGGCTCGTTCGACAAGACCGCCGCGAAGATGCCGTCAAGGCATTGAAACGACTGACCAGCGCTAACGCAGACTTCAACGCCGAAGAAACCGTCGCAATGATCGTATACACCGACGCACTCGAGCGACGTGCTGAAACCGGTACCTCCTACCTTGACTGCTTCAAGAAAAGCGACTTACGCCGAACCGAAATCTCCTGCTGCGCATGGGCGGCGCAGAGTCTATGTGGCGCAGGCCTCATGGGCTATTCGACTGTCTTTTACCAGCGCGCAGGTCTCGCCGTGTCGCAGTCCTTCACCATGTCGCTCGTGCAATATGCCCTAGGCGTGGTGGGGACATTCGTCTCCTGGACACTAATGTCGTACTTCGGCCGTCGCACCCTCTACGTCGGCGGTCTATTTATCCTAGCCATCGTATTATTCGTCATCGGGTTCGTCTCCATCGCTCCATCCACACCCGCCATCTCCTGGGCCACCGGCTCCATGCTTCTCGTCTATACCTTTATCTACGACTCCTCCATCGGCCCCGTCTGCTTCGCCCTCGTCTCCGAAATCCCATCCTCCAGACTCCGTACCAAGACCGTCGTGCTGGCCCGAAACGTCTAcaatatcctcaacctcGTCACCGGAATCATTATCCCGTATATGCTGAACGTCGACGCATGGAACTGGCGCGGTAAATCAGGTTTCTTCTGGGGTGCACTCTGCGTTTGCTGCTTGACGTGGTCGTTCTTCCGGCTGCCAGAACCTAAGGGACGGTCGTATGCTGAGTTGGATCTGTTGTTTGAGAGAGGGGTGAAGACGAGGGAGTTTGCGACTGCTAAGACTGGGTTGGAGGATTTGCAGGGCGAGGGGAAGGATGATATGGTGAAGGTTTGA